The Apium graveolens cultivar Ventura chromosome 11, ASM990537v1, whole genome shotgun sequence genome has a window encoding:
- the LOC141697357 gene encoding putative serine/threonine-protein kinase PBL9: MGVCFSSRIKAESPHHTGVNSRRVSSDGNGLNSSSIKSVPPTPRSEDEILQSSNLKNFSFAELKTSTRNFRPDSVLGEGGFGAVFKGWIDEQSLLAAKPGTGLVIAVKRLNQESFQGHKEWLAEVNYLGQLYHPHLVKLIGYCLEDEHRLLVYEFMPRGSLENHLFRRGSYFQPLSWNLRMKVALGAAEGLAFLHSAKTKVIYRDFKTANILLDSDYNAKLSDFGLAKDGPIGDESHVSTRVMGTYGYAAPEYLATGHLTAKSDVYSFGVVLLELITGRRAIDKNRPSGEHNLVEWAKPYLANKRKIFRIVDNRLQGQYSLDVAHKAATIALRCISTDPKFRPHMNEVVKELEHLQNSKATEKTQRSPNSQQRYRRRSTGDSTNAKAVAYPRPSASPLYSK; encoded by the exons ATGGGTGTTTGCTTTAGTTCAAGAATTAAAGCCGAGAGCCCACATCACACAG GGGTGAATTCAAGAAGAGTTAGTTCAGATGGAAATGGACTGAACAGTTCAAGCATCAAGTCAGTGCCACCAACACCGAGGAGCGAGGATGAAATTTTACAATCTTCTAATTTAAAGAACTTCAGTTTTGCGGAACTCAAAACTTCCACCAGGAACTTTCGTCCTGATAGTGTGCTAGGAGAAGGAGGCTTTGGCGCAGTTTTTAAGGGTTGGATTGATGAGCAATCGCTTTTAGCTGCAAAACCTGGGACGGGCTTGGTTATTGCTGTGAAGAGACTTAATCAAGAAAGTTTTCAAGGGCACAAAGAGTGGTTG GCAGAAGTAAATTATCTGGGTCAACTCTATCATCCTCACCTTGTGAAACTAATTGGATATTGCTTGGAGGATGAACACCGTCTTTTGGTGTATGAATTCATGCCCCGAGGCAGCTTAGAAAATCATTTGTTCAGGA GAGGGTCATATTTCCAACCTTTGTCTTGGAATCTTCGTATGAAGGTTGCTCTAGGTGCTGCAGAGGGGCTTGCTTTTCTTCACAGTGCAAAAACAAAAGTTATATACAGGGACTTCAAAACTGCCAACATATTACTTGATTCA GACTACAACGCAAAGCTTTCTGACTTTGGGTTGGCCAAGGATGGGCCAATTGGTGATGAAAGTCATGTCTCTACCAGGGTAATGGGAACTTATGGATATGCAGCCCCGGAATATTTGGCCACCG GTCATTTGACTGCTAAAAGTGATGTATATAGTTTCGGCGTGGTACTTCTTGAGTTGATAACTGGCCGACGAGCTATCGACAAAAATAGGCCATCTGGAGAGCATAatctagtggagtgggctaagcCTTACCTTGCCAACAAACGTAAAATTTTCCGCATTGTCGACAATCGTCTTCAGGGCCAATACTCTTTAGATGTAGCCCATAAGGCAGCCACCATCGCCTTAAGATGCATATCAACAGACCCAAAGTTCAGGCCGCACATGAATGAAGTGGTAAAAGAGTTGGAGCATCTTCAGAATTCGAAGGCAACAGAAAAAACTCAAAGAAGTCCAAACAGCCAGCAGAGGTATCGTAGACGAAGTACTGGGGATTCTACAAACGCAAAAGCCGTTGCATATCCCAGGCCTTCAGCTTCCCCTCTTTATAGCAAGTAA